The following proteins are encoded in a genomic region of Pseudorca crassidens isolate mPseCra1 chromosome 1, mPseCra1.hap1, whole genome shotgun sequence:
- the PIGBOS1 gene encoding protein PIGBOS1 produces MFGRLTFPQLLFATILGIAGGIYIYQPVFEQYSRDQKELKEKLKLVQDSEEKKS; encoded by the coding sequence ATGTTTGGAAGATTGACTTTTCCACAACTGCTTTTTGCTACCATCCTTGGAATTGCTGGaggaatatatatttatcaaCCAGTATTTGAACAGTATTCCAGAGATCAgaaggaattaaaagaaaaattgaaattggTACAAGactcagaagagaagaaaagttaA
- the PIGB gene encoding GPI mannosyltransferase 3 isoform X1, protein MEREGGGGSLFFRGLQNRSHEKMKLRTRKSTLYLSQQKSTGHGGDLLGENIYLVLFTIALRICNCFLVQTSFVPDEYWQSLEVAHHMVFNYGYLTWEWRERLRGYTYPLIFASIYKILHLLGKDSVQLLIWIPRLAQALLSAVADLRLFSLMKQLENQQVARWVFFCQLCSWFTWYCCTRTLTNTMETVLTITALFYYPLEGSKSMNSVKYSSLVALAFIIRPTAVILWIPLLFRHFWQEQRKLDLILHQFLPVGFVTLSFSLIIDRIFFGQWTLVQYNFLKFNVLQNVGSFYGSHPWHWYFSQGFPAVLGTHLPFFIHGCLLAPKRYRIFLVTVLWTLLVYSMLSHKEFRFIYPVLPFCMVFCGYSLNNLKLWKKPALSFLFLSNMFFALYTGLVHQRGTLDVMTNIQELCCNNTNISSASVLMMMPCHSTPYYSHVHHPLPMRFLQCPPDLTGKSDYLVEADIFYLNPLKWLYREFQNDSTLPTHLIIFSILEEEINPFLISNKYERTAVFFHTHFPERRTGSHIYVYERKLKGKLNQT, encoded by the exons ATGGAGCGAGAGGGCGGCGGCGGCAGCCTCTTTTTCCGTGGTCTCCAGAACCGCTCCCACGAGAAGATGAAGCTGAGAACGAGAAAGTCCACCTTGTACCTCAGCCAGCAGAAGAGCACTGGGCACGGCGGAG atcttCTTGGTGAAAACATTTATCTGGTCTTGTTTACCATAGCATTACGAATATGTAACTGCTTTTTAGTCCAAACAAGTTTTGTTCCAGATGAATATTGGCAGTCTCTTGAAGTTGCACATCACATGGTTTTC AATTATGGTTATTTGACTTGGGAATGGAGAGAAAGATTGAGGGGTTACACTTACCCCTTAATCTTTGCAAGCATATACAAGATTCTGCACCTTTTGGGGAAAGATAGTGTTCAGTTGCTG ATTTGGATTCCTAGACTTGCCCAAGCACTTCTGTCTGCTGTAGCAGACTTGAGGCTTTTCTCATTAATGAAGCAACTAGAAAATCAGCAAGTGGCAAGATGGGTG TTTTTTTGCCAGTTATGCTCTTGGTTCACGTGGTATTGCTGTACCAGAACTCTTACAAACACCATGGAAACTGTTCTCACTATAACTGCTCTTTTCTACTATCCTTTGGAAGGTTCGAAGTCTATGAACAG TGTCAAGTACTCATCCCTGGTGGCACTTGCCTTTATAATTCGTCCCACAGCTGTTATTCTGTGGATACCTTTGCTGTTCAGACATTTCTGGCAAGAACAGAGAAAGCTTGATCTTATTCTACATCAGTTTTTACCTGTAGG atttgtCACTTTGAGTTTCTCTCTGATAATTGATCGTATTTTTTTTGGTCAA TGGACTCTGGTTCaatataattttttgaaatttaacgTGCTGCAGAATGTGGGATCATTTTATGGTTCTCATCCATGGCACTGGTACTTCAGTCAAGGATTTCCAGCTGTCCTGGGTACTCACTTACCCTTCTTTATTCATGGCTGCCTTCTAGCCCCAAAGAGGTACAGGATATTTTTGGTGACTGTGCTGTGGACACTGCTAGTTTATag CATGTTGAGCCACAAAGAATTCAGATTTATCTATCCAGTTTTACCATTTTGTATGGTGTTCTGTG GATACTCCCTAAACAACCTGAAATTGTGGAAGAAACCAGCTCTAAGTTTCCTGTTTCTATCAAATATGTTCTTTGCCCTCTATACTGGTTTAGTTCATCAACGAGGTACTCTTGATGTCATGACTAATATTCAAGAACTCTGTTGCAACAATACAAATATATCTTCAGCTTCAGTACTTATGATGATGCCTTGTCACTCTACTCCTTATTATAG CCATGTCCATCACCCACTTCCAATGAGATTTCTCCAGTGTCCCCCAGACCTGACTGGAAAAAGTGATTATCTTGTTGAAGCAGATATATTTTATCTAAATCCCTTAAAGTGGTTGTATAGAGAGTTTCAAAATGATTCAACGCTGCCTACTCACTTGATCATCTTCAGCATCTTGGAGGAG GAAATAAATCCTTTCCTAATTTCAAACAAGTATGAGAGAACTGCTGTTTTCTTCCACACTCACTTTCCGGAGCGTCGAACTGGAAGTCACATATACGTCTATGAACGGAAGTTAAAAGGGAAACTCAACCAAACATGA
- the PIGB gene encoding GPI mannosyltransferase 3 isoform X2: MEREGGGGSLFFRGLQNRSHEKMKLRTRKSTLYLSQQKSTGHGGDLLGENIYLVLFTIALRICNCFLVQTSFVPDEYWQSLEVAHHMVFNYGYLTWEWRERLRGYTYPLIFASIYKILHLLGKDSVQLLIWIPRLAQALLSAVADLRLFSLMKQLENQQVARWVFFCQLCSWFTWYCCTRTLTNTMETVLTITALFYYPLEGSKSMNSVKYSSLVALAFIIRPTAVILWIPLLFRHFWQEQRKLDLILHQFLPVGFVTLSFSLIIDRIFFGQNVGSFYGSHPWHWYFSQGFPAVLGTHLPFFIHGCLLAPKRYRIFLVTVLWTLLVYSMLSHKEFRFIYPVLPFCMVFCGYSLNNLKLWKKPALSFLFLSNMFFALYTGLVHQRGTLDVMTNIQELCCNNTNISSASVLMMMPCHSTPYYSHVHHPLPMRFLQCPPDLTGKSDYLVEADIFYLNPLKWLYREFQNDSTLPTHLIIFSILEEEINPFLISNKYERTAVFFHTHFPERRTGSHIYVYERKLKGKLNQT; encoded by the exons ATGGAGCGAGAGGGCGGCGGCGGCAGCCTCTTTTTCCGTGGTCTCCAGAACCGCTCCCACGAGAAGATGAAGCTGAGAACGAGAAAGTCCACCTTGTACCTCAGCCAGCAGAAGAGCACTGGGCACGGCGGAG atcttCTTGGTGAAAACATTTATCTGGTCTTGTTTACCATAGCATTACGAATATGTAACTGCTTTTTAGTCCAAACAAGTTTTGTTCCAGATGAATATTGGCAGTCTCTTGAAGTTGCACATCACATGGTTTTC AATTATGGTTATTTGACTTGGGAATGGAGAGAAAGATTGAGGGGTTACACTTACCCCTTAATCTTTGCAAGCATATACAAGATTCTGCACCTTTTGGGGAAAGATAGTGTTCAGTTGCTG ATTTGGATTCCTAGACTTGCCCAAGCACTTCTGTCTGCTGTAGCAGACTTGAGGCTTTTCTCATTAATGAAGCAACTAGAAAATCAGCAAGTGGCAAGATGGGTG TTTTTTTGCCAGTTATGCTCTTGGTTCACGTGGTATTGCTGTACCAGAACTCTTACAAACACCATGGAAACTGTTCTCACTATAACTGCTCTTTTCTACTATCCTTTGGAAGGTTCGAAGTCTATGAACAG TGTCAAGTACTCATCCCTGGTGGCACTTGCCTTTATAATTCGTCCCACAGCTGTTATTCTGTGGATACCTTTGCTGTTCAGACATTTCTGGCAAGAACAGAGAAAGCTTGATCTTATTCTACATCAGTTTTTACCTGTAGG atttgtCACTTTGAGTTTCTCTCTGATAATTGATCGTATTTTTTTTGGTCAA AATGTGGGATCATTTTATGGTTCTCATCCATGGCACTGGTACTTCAGTCAAGGATTTCCAGCTGTCCTGGGTACTCACTTACCCTTCTTTATTCATGGCTGCCTTCTAGCCCCAAAGAGGTACAGGATATTTTTGGTGACTGTGCTGTGGACACTGCTAGTTTATag CATGTTGAGCCACAAAGAATTCAGATTTATCTATCCAGTTTTACCATTTTGTATGGTGTTCTGTG GATACTCCCTAAACAACCTGAAATTGTGGAAGAAACCAGCTCTAAGTTTCCTGTTTCTATCAAATATGTTCTTTGCCCTCTATACTGGTTTAGTTCATCAACGAGGTACTCTTGATGTCATGACTAATATTCAAGAACTCTGTTGCAACAATACAAATATATCTTCAGCTTCAGTACTTATGATGATGCCTTGTCACTCTACTCCTTATTATAG CCATGTCCATCACCCACTTCCAATGAGATTTCTCCAGTGTCCCCCAGACCTGACTGGAAAAAGTGATTATCTTGTTGAAGCAGATATATTTTATCTAAATCCCTTAAAGTGGTTGTATAGAGAGTTTCAAAATGATTCAACGCTGCCTACTCACTTGATCATCTTCAGCATCTTGGAGGAG GAAATAAATCCTTTCCTAATTTCAAACAAGTATGAGAGAACTGCTGTTTTCTTCCACACTCACTTTCCGGAGCGTCGAACTGGAAGTCACATATACGTCTATGAACGGAAGTTAAAAGGGAAACTCAACCAAACATGA